Genomic DNA from Enterococcus saccharolyticus subsp. saccharolyticus:
TCATGAAACAAGAAAACAGCAAATAACAACATCATCGTTGGATTAACATACTGAATAAAACCTAGCGTAATATACGATGTACGCTTCGCTGCTTCGGCGAACAGTAACAATGGAATCGCTGTTACAACACCCGCACCCATTAATAAAATGTTGGTGTGTAATGGATAGTGCATAAAACCAGCTGGTGAAGCCAATAAAATATACAGTAATGAAAAGGGAAGCATCACAAATGTTTCCACCGTTAATCCCGTCATCGAACTAATAGGAATCCGTTTTTTAATTAGACCATAAATACTGAACGAAAATGCCAAAATCAGCGAAGAATACGGAATATTTCCGGTTTGAATTGAAAGCAAAACAACACCGATAACGACGAATCCACAAGCAATTTGACCACTACGACTCAAGCGTTCTTTCAACACAAGTGTCGCTAACAATACATTGACTAGCGGATTAATATAATAACCTAAACTTACTTCCATCACATGCCCTGCACTGACAGTGAAAATAAAGGTAAACCAATTAATTGAAATTAACAATGCCGCTACAGCCATCAATGCCAGATAGTTCTTGTGTTCCCATAAACGCTT
This window encodes:
- the rarD gene encoding EamA family transporter RarD: MKNKGIIYGLSAYILWGLITLYWKLITGVSPLETMCYRIIWSFVFMIIFLVLSGNWPQFTKELKRLWEHKNYLALMAVAALLISINWFTFIFTVSAGHVMEVSLGYYINPLVNVLLATLVLKERLSRSGQIACGFVVIGVVLLSIQTGNIPYSSLILAFSFSIYGLIKKRIPISSMTGLTVETFVMLPFSLLYILLASPAGFMHYPLHTNILLMGAGVVTAIPLLLFAEAAKRTSYITLGFIQYVNPTMMLLFAVFLFHETYSLAQFTAFGFIWLGIVVFTYGTTRSAMKTKKLIQ